Proteins found in one Zea mays cultivar B73 chromosome 1, Zm-B73-REFERENCE-NAM-5.0, whole genome shotgun sequence genomic segment:
- the LOC103645741 gene encoding transmembrane 9 superfamily member 12: protein MWLKTARACANRPPLRCPPHASRRDSRTPAATELLTYHTHAARREALPNPFPFPSPTPIGDALIRDRRRPTPTSVCDRSVVAQALEDRIFHALAVLYRISLFFTLLALWFCISVPLTLIGGLLGTRAASIDYPVRTNQIPREIPERKFPPWLLVLGAGTLPFGTLFIELFFILSSIWLGRFYYVFGFLFIVLFLLVIVCGEVSLVLTYMHLCVEDWKWWWKAFFASGSVAFYVFLYSINYLVFDLRSLSGPVSATLYLGYSLIMALAIMLSTGAIGFLLSFYFVHYLFSSVKID from the exons ATGTGGTTAAAG ACTGCCCGCGCCTGCGCGAACCGCCCGCCGCTCCGCTGCCCGCCGCACGCCAGCCGCCGCGACTCCCGCACGCCAGCTGCTACCGAACTCCTCACCTACCACACGCACGCCGCTCGCCGCGAAGCACTCCCCAATCCCTTCCCCTTCCCTTCCCCCACCCCCATCGGCGATGCCCTGATCCGCGACCGCCGCCGTCCAACCCCAACCTCTGTGTGTGACCGCTCCGTGGTGGCGCAGGCGCTGGAG GACCGCATATTTCACGCGCTCGCCGTGCTCTACCGCATCTCACTGTTCTTCACCCTCCTGGCCCTGTGGTTCTGCATCTCTGTGCCACTCACACTTATTGGAGGCTTGCTAGGCACACGTGCTGCAAGCATCGACTACCCTGTCCGAACCAACCAGATCCCACGAGAGATCCCTGAGCGCAAGTTCCCCCCATGGTTGCTTGTGCTCGGTGCGGGAACATTGCCATTTGGTACTCTCTTCATTGAGCTCTTCTTCATCCTTTCCAGCATTTGGTTGGGAAGGTTCTACTATGTCTTTGGCTTCCTGTTCATTGTCCTCTTCCTGCTGGTCATAGTCTGTGGTGAGGTTTCTCTGGTCCTCACCTACATGCACCTTTGCGTGGAGGACTGGAAATGGTGGTGGAAGGCCTTCTTTGCTTCTGGCTCTGTCGCATTCTATGTGTTCCTCTACTCTATTAACTACCTGGTGTTCGATCTCAGGAGCCTGAGTGGACCAGTTTCTGCCACACTCTACCTTGGCTATTCCCTGATCATGGCCCTTGCAATCATGCTCTCCACTGGCGCCATTGGTTTCCTGCTCTCCTTCTACTTCGTCCACTACCTCTTCTCGTCTGTTAAGATTGATTAG